From a single Methanofollis sp. W23 genomic region:
- a CDS encoding winged helix-turn-helix transcriptional regulator, with translation MHRTPTAIIILILILLLVPIQATAKIIVEPIPPEIPTDGINLDDEEIVPIWSVPPMQLLTYYMLIYCPALAVPIKFLYSFGILAFFGYRCASRRLSPETSTRRQILMCISDNPGITVSEIAGATEISRGTVNYHLFRLQRKGLVHRTGQGNTFGYFAYSETLNATEEHLLIHLKSQTKKKLISLLMETPDISQSEAAETVKVSRATITWHMKKLIRDGLVESRKEGRTMHYRLTPDAGEILGKEMKEETEEEKMDTGPATA, from the coding sequence ATGCATCGAACCCCCACTGCCATCATTATACTCATCCTGATACTCCTTCTTGTCCCGATTCAGGCGACGGCGAAGATCATCGTCGAACCCATACCCCCAGAGATCCCGACCGACGGGATAAATCTTGATGACGAGGAGATCGTACCGATCTGGTCAGTCCCGCCGATGCAGTTGCTCACATATTACATGCTCATCTACTGCCCGGCCCTCGCCGTGCCCATCAAATTCCTCTATTCATTCGGCATCCTGGCATTCTTCGGCTACCGGTGTGCCTCGCGTCGGCTCTCCCCTGAGACCTCGACCCGCAGGCAGATCCTTATGTGTATCAGCGATAATCCGGGCATCACGGTATCTGAGATCGCCGGGGCAACCGAGATCAGCCGCGGCACCGTGAACTACCACCTCTTCCGTCTGCAAAGGAAGGGACTTGTCCACCGAACCGGGCAGGGAAATACCTTCGGGTACTTCGCATACTCTGAAACCCTCAATGCAACTGAGGAGCACCTCCTCATCCACCTCAAAAGCCAGACCAAGAAGAAGTTGATCTCGCTCCTGATGGAGACACCAGATATCTCCCAGTCAGAGGCCGCCGAGACGGTTAAAGTGTCGAGGGCGACGATCACCTGGCACATGAAGAAGCTCATCAGGGACGGACTCGTCGAGTCAAGGAAAGAAGGAAGAACGATGCACTACCGACTCACACCCGACGCCGGGGAGATACTTGGGAAAGAGATGAAAGAAGAAACAGAAGAAGAGAAAATGGATACAGGCCCGGCAACGGCATGA
- the rsmA gene encoding 16S rRNA (adenine(1518)-N(6)/adenine(1519)-N(6))-dimethyltransferase RsmA: MKARHDQHFLIDRRAVGRIVDLAGDLEGRRVLEIGPGRGVLTTALLEAGATVTAVELDGSLVEELSFMFIDEIEAGQLELIHGDATRVAFPPFEIVVANLPYSASSPITFRLLEIGFERAVLMYQREFAERMAATVGTLDCGRLSVMVQTYADVDLCFNLGPGSFSPPPAVDSTVVRLTPHEPPHFIADREIYAAVVRELFSHRRKTVRNGLRGAKRVFGKEELDRVLTELPDEVLMMRPEELSMMIFAMIANLLVPREN, encoded by the coding sequence ATGAAAGCACGGCATGATCAACATTTTCTGATTGACCGGCGGGCTGTCGGTCGGATCGTGGACCTGGCAGGCGACCTTGAGGGTCGGCGGGTTCTGGAGATCGGGCCTGGGAGGGGGGTGTTGACCACCGCCCTCCTTGAGGCCGGCGCGACGGTGACGGCCGTCGAGCTGGACGGTTCCCTGGTCGAGGAACTCTCGTTCATGTTTATCGACGAGATCGAGGCTGGGCAGCTTGAACTGATCCATGGCGATGCGACCAGGGTCGCGTTCCCGCCGTTCGAGATCGTTGTCGCAAATCTTCCTTATTCTGCTTCTTCGCCGATTACGTTCCGTCTGCTTGAAATTGGTTTCGAGCGGGCGGTGTTGATGTACCAGCGCGAGTTTGCAGAGAGGATGGCGGCGACGGTCGGGACACTAGACTGCGGGCGTCTCTCGGTGATGGTCCAGACCTATGCTGATGTGGACCTCTGCTTCAACCTCGGACCGGGTTCGTTCTCCCCGCCGCCGGCAGTCGATTCGACGGTGGTGCGCCTCACCCCCCATGAACCGCCGCACTTCATCGCCGACCGCGAGATCTATGCGGCGGTGGTGCGCGAGCTCTTCTCTCACCGGAGAAAGACGGTGAGGAATGGGCTGCGCGGGGCGAAGCGGGTTTTTGGGAAGGAGGAGCTGGACCGGGTGTTGACCGAACTCCCTGACGAGGTGCTCATGATGCGCCCGGAAGAACTCTCGATGATGATTTTTGCGATGATCGCAAATCTCCTGGTGCCGCGCGAGAACTGA
- a CDS encoding DUF655 domain-containing protein yields the protein MKAEKKEIYAVVVDILLQGRLEDQKRGFKREPVVQAVGTGQFKLLELIPKKGADIQIHDAVYIGEKERDKVERVKRRISYADLTNTAKVELPFAIEAIVKEDEARFVDFFNKAVPVTPKLHMFHLLPGIGKKLMWELVEERDKKPYESFEDIALRIKSIPNPTKLIVGRVMEELEDPEVKYRLFTAR from the coding sequence ATGAAGGCTGAGAAAAAGGAGATCTACGCAGTAGTTGTGGATATACTTCTCCAGGGACGCCTTGAAGACCAGAAACGCGGCTTCAAGCGCGAACCTGTCGTGCAGGCGGTGGGGACAGGCCAGTTCAAGCTCCTTGAATTGATCCCGAAGAAAGGCGCGGATATCCAGATCCATGATGCGGTCTATATCGGCGAGAAGGAGCGGGACAAGGTCGAGCGGGTGAAGCGTCGGATCAGTTATGCTGACCTGACCAACACTGCAAAGGTCGAACTCCCCTTTGCGATCGAGGCGATTGTGAAGGAGGACGAGGCACGGTTTGTTGACTTTTTCAACAAGGCGGTACCGGTCACGCCAAAGCTCCACATGTTCCATCTTCTCCCTGGCATCGGGAAGAAGCTTATGTGGGAACTGGTCGAGGAGCGTGACAAGAAGCCGTACGAGAGCTTCGAGGATATCGCCCTGCGGATCAAGTCTATCCCGAACCCGACCAAACTGATCGTCGGGCGCGTGATGGAAGAACTTGAGGATCCAGAGGTCAAGTACCGCCTCTTCACGGCACGATGA
- a CDS encoding RNA polymerase Rpb4 family protein, with amino-acid sequence MKVKGVISEERITLPEMKGQLAQVEARRLDAEQEMSYELRQSIEHANHLSKTSAEQSRDLVDKLLTLEKMKPDIAFRIANIMPQSRDELRAIYAKERYTLTGEELDAILEMVITHL; translated from the coding sequence ATGAAGGTTAAAGGAGTAATTAGCGAGGAGCGGATCACCCTTCCCGAGATGAAGGGTCAGCTCGCACAGGTCGAAGCACGGCGTCTTGATGCCGAGCAGGAGATGTCCTATGAGCTCCGTCAGAGCATCGAGCATGCCAATCACCTTTCCAAGACCTCAGCCGAGCAGTCCCGCGACCTCGTGGACAAACTCCTCACTCTTGAAAAGATGAAACCTGATATCGCGTTCAGGATCGCAAATATCATGCCCCAGTCAAGGGATGAGCTTAGAGCGATCTATGCCAAGGAGCGCTATACGCTCACTGGCGAGGAACTCGATGCTATTCTGGAGATGGTCATCACTCATCTCTGA
- a CDS encoding 50S ribosomal protein L21e, with protein sequence MAHHNGLRKKTRYKLKKDLRRRGIVPPTAAIQKFEMGQKVHIVCEPSIQKGMPNRRFHGRTGTVVGQRGRAWLVEVPDGNSMKIVISRPQHLKPQKV encoded by the coding sequence ATGGCTCATCATAATGGTCTGAGGAAGAAGACACGGTATAAGCTGAAGAAGGATCTCAGGCGCCGGGGCATTGTCCCGCCGACTGCAGCGATCCAGAAGTTCGAGATGGGGCAGAAGGTCCACATCGTCTGTGAACCGAGCATCCAGAAAGGTATGCCCAATCGGAGGTTCCACGGGAGGACGGGGACGGTTGTTGGCCAGCGCGGCCGCGCCTGGCTCGTCGAAGTTCCTGACGGGAACAGTATGAAGATTGTAATTTCCAGACCACAACATCTAAAGCCTCAGAAAGTATAA
- a CDS encoding tRNA pseudouridine(54/55) synthase Pus10 → MDLIETVGAVLEYGPICDHCLGRFFGKRSFGLSNKERGLALRIAYALAKNEPFSGEPDECWVCDRVFDRVDEWAGGVVEALEGTECATFLVGTRVPPLIAESEEMVWSDLSLTDPEPIKSELNREVGKAVSALTGKVVEFKRPDVVAILNLAEARVEVEVNPVYFRGRYCKYERGIPQTHWDCRVCRGKGCERCNYTGKMYADSVEELIGRPAAEIFEAEAAVLHGSGREDIDARMLGSGRPFVMEMLNPKRREVDLAALEALINERAEGRVAVKLTGWSSHTEVETLKSNKAHKKYRILVEIDGDISLDELRSALDRLNGVTIHQRTPKRVAHRRADKIRERRVIHIQSPGMQDGKFVIEVAGEAGLYIKELVSGDEGRTTPSLAGLLGKEARVTSLDVVLVEEPERGE, encoded by the coding sequence ATGGATCTGATCGAGACGGTCGGGGCGGTCCTGGAATATGGTCCGATCTGCGACCACTGTCTCGGGCGCTTCTTCGGGAAGCGCTCGTTCGGGTTGTCGAACAAAGAGCGCGGGCTGGCCCTGCGGATTGCCTATGCCCTCGCAAAGAACGAACCCTTCTCCGGGGAACCTGACGAATGCTGGGTCTGCGACCGGGTCTTTGACCGGGTGGACGAGTGGGCGGGCGGCGTCGTCGAGGCCCTGGAGGGGACCGAGTGCGCGACTTTTCTGGTCGGGACGCGGGTGCCTCCGCTCATCGCCGAGAGCGAGGAGATGGTCTGGTCAGACCTCTCGCTCACCGACCCTGAACCGATCAAGTCGGAACTGAACCGTGAGGTCGGCAAGGCGGTCTCGGCCCTCACCGGGAAGGTCGTCGAGTTCAAGCGGCCCGACGTGGTCGCGATCCTCAACCTGGCCGAAGCGCGGGTGGAGGTCGAGGTCAACCCGGTCTATTTCAGGGGGCGCTACTGCAAGTACGAGCGCGGGATCCCGCAGACCCACTGGGACTGCCGGGTATGCCGCGGCAAGGGGTGCGAGCGGTGCAACTACACCGGCAAGATGTATGCCGACTCGGTGGAAGAACTCATCGGGCGGCCTGCGGCCGAGATCTTCGAGGCCGAGGCGGCGGTCCTCCATGGTTCAGGGCGCGAGGATATCGACGCCAGGATGCTTGGAAGCGGCCGCCCCTTTGTGATGGAGATGCTCAACCCGAAGCGCCGGGAGGTCGATCTCGCCGCTCTGGAGGCACTGATCAATGAGCGTGCTGAAGGGCGCGTTGCGGTCAAATTGACCGGATGGAGTTCCCACACCGAGGTGGAAACCCTTAAATCGAACAAAGCGCATAAAAAATACAGGATTCTCGTTGAGATCGATGGAGATATTTCCCTGGACGAACTCAGATCTGCACTGGACCGGTTGAATGGTGTGACAATCCACCAGCGCACCCCAAAACGGGTCGCGCACCGCCGGGCCGACAAGATCCGAGAACGCAGGGTGATACACATTCAATCTCCGGGGATGCAGGATGGGAAATTCGTCATCGAAGTCGCAGGCGAGGCTGGTCTTTATATCAAGGAACTGGTCTCAGGCGATGAAGGGCGGACGACCCCAAGTCTTGCTGGGCTCCTGGGCAAAGAAGCTCGTGTCACCAGCCTTGATGTAGTGCTGGTGGAAGAACCAGAGAGAGGTGAATGA
- the trmY gene encoding tRNA (pseudouridine(54)-N(1))-methyltransferase TrmY → MRRFVVVGHLGSTDPGFSLNDLPGAGRMDELCRCVAASLCLSHGMRRDAECWLLLLGGPRGPKTICFSGAKVRNLSPDERNIAGLIKKALGLPCGTTFREASPGVWVRKGGLAAVLEECSCAVLDEGGEDVREGSSLPETLLLSDHLNFTEEEEALVHGLPTYSLGPEVLHADQAIVVLHNERDRRES, encoded by the coding sequence ATGAGGCGTTTTGTCGTGGTCGGGCACCTGGGGAGCACTGACCCCGGGTTTTCGCTGAATGATCTCCCTGGTGCCGGCCGGATGGACGAGCTCTGCCGGTGCGTGGCGGCTTCCCTCTGTCTCTCTCACGGGATGAGGCGGGACGCCGAGTGCTGGCTTCTCCTGCTGGGCGGACCAAGGGGTCCAAAGACGATCTGTTTTTCCGGGGCGAAGGTGCGAAACCTCAGTCCCGACGAGCGCAATATTGCAGGCCTGATCAAGAAGGCCCTGGGCCTGCCGTGCGGGACGACCTTCCGTGAGGCGAGTCCGGGCGTGTGGGTGCGGAAAGGAGGGCTTGCCGCGGTGCTCGAAGAGTGCTCGTGTGCAGTCCTGGACGAAGGGGGAGAGGACGTGCGGGAGGGGTCGTCCCTGCCCGAGACCCTCCTCCTCTCCGACCACCTGAACTTCACCGAGGAGGAGGAGGCCCTGGTCCACGGGCTTCCGACCTACTCTCTGGGGCCAGAGGTCCTCCATGCCGACCAGGCGATCGTGGTGCTGCACAACGAACGTGACAGGAGAGAGAGCTGA
- a CDS encoding signal recognition particle protein Srp54 — protein MLDSLSSSLKDAVKKLAGKTVVDRAAVEELVRSLQRALIQADVNVKLVMQLSQSIKQRALEEEPPRGMSVREHVLRIVYQELVGLMGGAGMVDLAPQTILMAGLQGSGKTTTTGKLARYFKRKGLKVGVICADTFRPGAYQQLATLCEKVDVPIVGRPDEDDALKIVREGMKHFEGAEVVIIDTQGRHALEDELIEEIVNINEIARPDHRWLVIDAALGQQAKEQARRFNDAIGIDGVLITKMDGTAKGGGALSAVSETKSGIVFIGAGETVDDLERFDPDGFISRLLGMGDLKALVERAEEVISEDEMDVNAILRGKFTLRDMYKQLEAVNKMGPLKQVMSMLPMGGMQIPDDAYDVTSTKMERYKVIMDSMTPAELDDPQIISGPRVQRISQGSGVPPEDVRELLKYYRIMQRALKGMRGNKFSMQRMMKRFGKMQ, from the coding sequence GTGCTCGACTCGCTCAGTTCGTCTCTCAAAGACGCAGTCAAGAAACTCGCAGGCAAGACCGTCGTCGACCGGGCGGCAGTGGAGGAGCTGGTGCGCAGCCTCCAGCGCGCTCTCATCCAGGCCGACGTCAACGTCAAGCTCGTCATGCAACTCTCCCAGTCGATCAAACAGCGGGCCCTGGAGGAAGAACCCCCGCGCGGGATGAGTGTCCGCGAGCATGTGCTGCGGATCGTCTACCAGGAACTGGTCGGGCTGATGGGTGGGGCCGGCATGGTCGACCTTGCCCCGCAGACGATCCTGATGGCCGGACTGCAGGGGAGCGGCAAGACGACCACGACCGGGAAGCTCGCCCGCTATTTCAAGCGCAAGGGCCTGAAGGTCGGGGTGATCTGCGCCGACACCTTCAGGCCGGGCGCCTACCAGCAGCTCGCCACCCTCTGTGAGAAGGTGGACGTCCCGATCGTCGGCAGGCCCGACGAGGATGACGCCCTCAAGATCGTCCGCGAGGGGATGAAACACTTCGAGGGGGCTGAGGTCGTCATCATCGATACCCAGGGGCGTCATGCCCTTGAAGACGAACTGATCGAGGAGATCGTCAATATCAACGAGATCGCTCGCCCCGACCACCGGTGGCTCGTCATCGACGCCGCTCTGGGTCAGCAGGCCAAGGAACAGGCGCGGCGGTTCAACGACGCCATCGGGATCGACGGCGTGCTGATCACCAAGATGGACGGCACGGCCAAGGGTGGCGGCGCCCTCTCTGCAGTCTCTGAGACGAAGAGCGGGATCGTCTTCATCGGCGCCGGCGAGACCGTCGACGATCTGGAGCGGTTCGACCCCGACGGGTTCATCTCAAGGCTTCTAGGGATGGGCGACCTGAAGGCCCTGGTCGAGCGGGCCGAGGAGGTCATCTCCGAGGACGAGATGGACGTCAACGCCATCCTCAGGGGAAAGTTCACCCTGCGGGACATGTACAAACAGCTTGAGGCGGTGAACAAGATGGGACCGCTCAAGCAGGTGATGTCCATGCTCCCGATGGGTGGGATGCAGATCCCCGACGACGCCTATGACGTCACCTCGACGAAGATGGAGCGTTACAAGGTGATCATGGACTCCATGACTCCCGCCGAACTCGACGACCCCCAGATCATCTCAGGCCCCAGGGTCCAGCGGATCTCGCAGGGGTCGGGGGTGCCGCCCGAGGATGTCCGTGAACTCCTCAAATATTATCGGATCATGCAGCGTGCGCTGAAGGGGATGCGAGGGAATAAGTTCTCCATGCAGCGCATGATGAAGCGGTTCGGGAAGATGCAGTAG
- the ftsY gene encoding signal recognition particle-docking protein FtsY, with the protein MFEGLKNKLQNIKEKFGHSIKDAAGEAVREEVRPETTTPAHAEVSEPVFEPEQPAVEPSPETRVPEPEPEPEPVSRAPAPPAPENQVAAEPKRLGGIVSRVKTLVLERELVISEKDIEEPLFELEMVLLENDVALEVTDAVIGYMREDLVGSHRKIGTPVDEIVMSALRGALLNVLGDGFDLLEYIQAHERPVKILVTGVNGTGKTTSIAKMAHYLEANGHSVVLGAGDTFRAGAIDQIVEHGRRLDIKVIKHQEGSDPAAVLYDTIEYARGHGIDVVLADTAGRFHNRKNLMNQLEKIKRVMKPDLVVYVDEAVAGNDAVVRAKDFNDLVGTDAVMLTKADMDSKGGAAISITQTIGKPILFLGTGQAYHDIVPFRPEAVVDELLGTEE; encoded by the coding sequence ATGTTTGAGGGCCTGAAGAACAAACTGCAGAATATCAAGGAGAAGTTTGGCCACTCGATCAAAGACGCCGCCGGCGAGGCGGTCCGCGAGGAGGTCAGGCCTGAGACCACGACCCCTGCTCATGCAGAGGTCAGTGAACCTGTTTTTGAGCCGGAACAACCGGCGGTTGAACCTTCACCCGAGACCAGGGTGCCAGAACCTGAACCCGAACCCGAACCCGTGTCCCGCGCCCCTGCTCCGCCGGCACCTGAGAACCAGGTTGCCGCCGAGCCTAAGAGGTTAGGCGGGATCGTCTCCAGGGTCAAGACACTGGTACTTGAGCGCGAACTGGTGATCTCTGAGAAAGACATCGAAGAGCCCCTGTTCGAACTCGAGATGGTTCTTCTGGAGAATGACGTCGCCCTTGAGGTGACCGACGCGGTCATCGGGTATATGCGCGAGGATCTGGTCGGGAGCCACCGCAAGATCGGCACGCCGGTCGACGAGATCGTGATGTCGGCGCTCCGTGGTGCACTTCTGAACGTCCTTGGCGACGGGTTCGACCTCCTGGAGTATATCCAGGCGCATGAACGTCCTGTCAAGATCCTGGTCACCGGCGTGAACGGAACCGGGAAGACGACGTCCATCGCAAAGATGGCCCACTATCTCGAAGCAAACGGCCATTCAGTCGTGCTCGGGGCAGGGGACACCTTCAGGGCCGGGGCGATCGACCAGATCGTCGAGCACGGTCGGCGGCTTGACATCAAGGTGATCAAGCACCAGGAAGGTTCTGACCCGGCAGCGGTGCTGTACGACACCATCGAATACGCCCGTGGGCACGGGATCGATGTGGTCCTTGCCGATACGGCCGGGAGGTTCCACAACCGCAAGAACCTGATGAACCAGCTCGAAAAGATCAAGCGGGTGATGAAGCCTGACCTGGTGGTCTATGTCGACGAGGCGGTCGCGGGCAACGATGCCGTGGTGCGGGCCAAAGACTTCAACGACCTGGTCGGGACCGACGCCGTGATGCTCACCAAGGCCGACATGGACTCGAAGGGTGGGGCGGCGATCTCGATCACCCAGACGATCGGCAAACCGATCCTCTTCCTTGGGACCGGGCAGGCCTACCACGACATCGTCCCCTTCAGACCCGAAGCCGTGGTCGATGAACTCCTTGGTACGGAGGAATAA
- the pfdA gene encoding prefoldin subunit alpha, protein MTKSMEHADPRELQSLQYYLNEYGQQAEVMARQLEMMDQQRVETFAAIETLRSLGEAQDGTVLLPIGGGVSVRAAVPDPEKVLVAIGADVTVERSNEDAISFLEGRARELEASEKKVAETIENLKKEMNEIATRLNAAYRQQQQTAPGR, encoded by the coding sequence GTGACTAAGTCCATGGAACATGCCGACCCGAGGGAGCTGCAGTCGCTCCAGTATTATCTTAACGAGTATGGACAGCAGGCGGAGGTCATGGCCAGGCAGCTGGAGATGATGGACCAGCAGAGAGTCGAGACCTTTGCGGCGATCGAGACGCTCCGGTCCCTTGGCGAGGCCCAGGATGGTACCGTCCTCCTTCCGATCGGTGGCGGCGTGAGCGTCAGGGCAGCAGTCCCTGACCCAGAAAAGGTACTGGTCGCGATTGGGGCGGACGTAACTGTCGAACGCAGCAACGAGGATGCAATCTCGTTCCTCGAAGGGCGGGCCCGCGAACTTGAAGCCTCAGAGAAGAAGGTCGCCGAGACGATCGAAAATCTGAAGAAGGAGATGAACGAGATCGCAACCCGCCTGAACGCTGCTTACCGTCAACAACAGCAGACCGCTCCAGGCAGGTAA
- the rpl18a gene encoding 50S ribosomal protein L18Ae, whose protein sequence is MQKFEVKGACQMGEIRQSFTKVVEAPNEKVAKEHVYADIGSKHNLKRRYISIDGVTVLGD, encoded by the coding sequence ATGCAGAAGTTTGAAGTTAAAGGCGCCTGTCAGATGGGTGAGATCAGGCAGTCCTTCACGAAGGTCGTCGAGGCCCCGAATGAGAAGGTTGCAAAGGAACATGTTTACGCTGATATCGGTAGTAAACACAACCTGAAGAGAAGGTATATCTCAATCGATGGCGTTACCGTACTAGGTGACTAA
- a CDS encoding translation initiation factor IF-6, with protein MERTIDFAADPHIGVFARAFEEFAVVPPMATEEFTESVAEALDVEVVRTTVQGSSIIGSLLAGNSNGMVVSGLATDEELAVLREHGEVMTLGTSMNAAGNVILANDSFAAVHPDMPIEEAEEIGTFLGVPVRRLTFAGIKTVGMAAVATNKGVLVHARSTDAEIADLAECVGDLQIGTGTVNMGGGLVGTGVLANSKGYVAGFETTGFELGRIEEVFGFLE; from the coding sequence ATGGAAAGAACGATCGACTTTGCCGCCGATCCGCATATCGGTGTCTTTGCGCGGGCCTTTGAGGAGTTCGCAGTCGTTCCCCCCATGGCGACCGAGGAGTTTACAGAGAGTGTAGCCGAGGCGCTCGATGTCGAGGTCGTCAGGACGACGGTCCAGGGCTCGTCGATCATCGGTTCACTCCTTGCCGGCAACTCGAACGGGATGGTGGTGAGCGGGCTTGCGACTGATGAGGAACTCGCGGTACTCAGGGAACATGGGGAGGTGATGACCCTCGGGACCTCGATGAACGCGGCCGGGAACGTGATCCTTGCCAACGATTCGTTCGCTGCAGTACACCCAGACATGCCGATAGAGGAGGCAGAGGAGATCGGGACGTTCCTCGGGGTGCCGGTGCGCAGGCTGACCTTCGCCGGTATAAAGACCGTGGGAATGGCTGCGGTCGCCACCAACAAGGGTGTCCTTGTCCATGCCAGGAGTACTGATGCTGAGATCGCCGACCTCGCAGAGTGTGTGGGGGATCTCCAGATCGGGACAGGCACGGTAAATATGGGCGGCGGCCTTGTTGGGACCGGGGTTCTTGCGAACAGCAAAGGATATGTCGCCGGGTTCGAGACCACAGGTTTTGAACTTGGGCGGATTGAGGAAGTGTTTGGCTTTCTGGAGTGA
- a CDS encoding 50S ribosomal protein L31e has product MVEALKEQIYIVPLRDAKRAPRRRRCNVAIKDIRAYLVRHMKSEEIKLDSSINEKVWERGAGKPPASIRVRAMKFEDGQVQAELAEE; this is encoded by the coding sequence ATGGTAGAGGCACTCAAAGAGCAGATCTATATTGTTCCTCTCCGCGACGCCAAGCGCGCCCCCAGGCGGAGGCGTTGCAATGTTGCGATTAAAGATATCAGGGCATATCTTGTCCGGCACATGAAGAGCGAAGAGATCAAACTGGACAGCAGCATCAACGAGAAGGTCTGGGAGCGCGGCGCCGGAAAGCCGCCAGCGTCGATCCGGGTCCGTGCCATGAAGTTCGAGGACGGACAGGTCCAGGCCGAACTCGCTGAGGAGTGA
- a CDS encoding 50S ribosomal protein L39e: MSKITKGRKVRLAKAGMQNRRVPAWVMIRTKRHVVSHPKRRMWRRSTLKV; this comes from the coding sequence ATGAGCAAAATTACCAAGGGCCGTAAGGTCCGACTGGCAAAAGCAGGCATGCAGAACCGCCGTGTTCCTGCATGGGTGATGATTCGGACGAAGCGCCACGTGGTATCCCACCCTAAGAGGCGCATGTGGAGAAGAAGCACGCTGAAGGTGTAG
- a CDS encoding alpha hydrolase, with the protein MKVGLLFSGGKDSALAAMLLSRDYEVELNTFVFDPDREVASVEGAARTLGFPWRKHALGLECLAAAAKKVIADGYPADAITAVHRRAVRLLAEEYEVVADGTRLNDRVPAMTRGDVMRMADRYGCSYVRPLLGFGKAEVQRLARQHLCVAYGETGTIENGDYEYEIRAAVGQMGHRCAELFPAHHQQSLVTGATGIE; encoded by the coding sequence ATGAAAGTCGGTCTGCTCTTCAGTGGAGGGAAAGACAGCGCCCTTGCTGCGATGCTCCTCTCCCGCGACTACGAGGTCGAACTCAACACCTTTGTCTTCGACCCCGACCGGGAGGTGGCGTCTGTCGAGGGTGCGGCCAGGACACTCGGGTTCCCATGGCGAAAACACGCCCTGGGCCTCGAATGTCTGGCGGCGGCCGCAAAAAAAGTGATCGCGGACGGCTATCCGGCCGATGCGATCACGGCGGTCCACCGTCGGGCGGTCCGTCTTCTTGCAGAGGAGTACGAGGTGGTTGCCGACGGCACCCGGTTGAACGACCGTGTGCCGGCGATGACCCGGGGAGATGTGATGCGCATGGCAGACCGGTATGGCTGTTCCTATGTCCGTCCACTCCTTGGCTTCGGGAAAGCCGAGGTGCAGCGGCTTGCCAGGCAACACCTCTGTGTCGCCTATGGTGAGACCGGCACCATCGAAAACGGTGATTATGAATATGAGATCAGGGCTGCGGTCGGACAGATGGGCCACCGGTGTGCGGAACTCTTTCCAGCACACCATCAGCAGTCCCTGGTCACAGGTGCAACCGGCATCGAATGA
- a CDS encoding DNA-binding protein — MSDDELSEIRRKRMEQLQQQAMSQQEDLERQKRAESEMQLALMQILEPEARERLNTIKLAKPEFAQAIQQQLVMLAQSGRIRQKISDEQLKALLVQVAPKKKEFRITRK; from the coding sequence ATGAGTGACGACGAACTCTCTGAGATCAGGCGCAAGAGAATGGAGCAGCTCCAACAGCAGGCCATGAGCCAGCAAGAGGATCTGGAACGTCAGAAACGCGCGGAATCAGAGATGCAGTTGGCGCTCATGCAGATCCTTGAACCAGAGGCGCGTGAACGGCTGAATACGATCAAACTCGCCAAACCCGAGTTTGCACAGGCGATCCAACAGCAGCTGGTGATGCTCGCGCAGAGCGGCCGGATCAGGCAGAAGATCTCTGACGAGCAACTGAAGGCGCTGCTGGTGCAGGTCGCCCCCAAGAAAAAAGAGTTTCGGATCACGCGGAAGTAG